From the genome of Ziziphus jujuba cultivar Dongzao chromosome 6, ASM3175591v1, one region includes:
- the LOC107430541 gene encoding protein HAIKU1 yields MDNSKNRHNDHLGVNKMGKNIRKSPLHQPNFNNNNNSNNNNNNNNAARQQPQPQVYNISKNDFRNIVQQLTGSPSQEPLPRPPQNPPKPQSMRLQKIRPPPLSPINRPLIPPPAPVPAPAPAQAPHAPAPVPYNNSLVRPPHFGQPPPQMMQPLPSGDSGWANTAESPITAYMRYLQSSMLDLTPRGYTGQQPSPQPQPQVPGHIPAQPLSSGLLPNPTMPPVPPPRMPGPPQVGGPALFPSPTSQFLLPSPTGYLNLLSPRSPYPLLSPGIQFPPPLTPNFAFSPMAQSGILGPGPQPPPSPGLVFPLSPSGFYPISSPRWRDQ; encoded by the coding sequence ATGGATAACTCGAAGAATAGGCATAATGATCATTTGGGTGTGaacaaaatgggaaaaaatattagaaagagTCCGCTGCATCAACCCAactttaacaacaacaacaacagtaacaacaacaacaacaacaacaatgctgCCAGGCAACAACCGCAGCCTCAGGTTTACAACATAAGCAAGAATGATTTCCGTAACATTGTCCAGCAGCTCACTGGTTCACCATCACAAGAACCTTTGCCTAGACCCCCACAGAATCCGCCTAAACCTCAGAGTATGCGGTTGCAGAAGATAAGGCCTCCCCCTTTATCACCCATCAACCGGCCGCTTATCCCTCCTCCTGCCCCTGTTCCCGCTCCTGCTCCCGCTCAAGCCCCTCATGCCCCGGCCCCTGTTCCATACAACAATAGCTTAGTTAGGCCTCCTCATTTTGGACAACCACCACCGCAGATGATGCAACCATTGCCATCGGGAGATTCTGGTTGGGCTAATACAGCTGAATCTCCCATTACAGCTTATATGCGATACCTTCAAAGCTCAATGCTGGATCTCACTCCAAGGGGATATACAGGTCAACAACCCTCACCACAGCCGCAGCCACAGGTTCCAGGGCACATTCCAGCTCAACCACTATCTTCTGGTTTACTTCCTAACCCCACAATGCCTCCTGTTCCTCCTCCAAGAATGCCTGGTCCTCCACAAGTGGGTGGCCCTGCCCTTTTCCCGTCACCAACTTCGCAGTTTCTACTGCCATCGCCAACTGGTTACTTGAATTTGTTGTCGCCACGGTCCCCTTATCCGCTACTTTCGCCTGGGATTCAGTTTCCTCCACCACTGACTCCTAATTTTGCCTTTTCACCCATGGCCCAATCAGGGATTTTAGGTCCAGGGCCTCAGCCCCCACCTTCTCCTGGTCTTGTATTTCCTTTATCCCCTTCAGGGTTTTACCCCATCTCAAGTCCAAGATGGAGGGACCAATAG